A genomic region of Trifolium pratense cultivar HEN17-A07 linkage group LG3, ARS_RC_1.1, whole genome shotgun sequence contains the following coding sequences:
- the LOC123916115 gene encoding uncharacterized protein LOC123916115 — protein MSDIAMLVAEEYERRVKNLKSTGAASGGAAVETWEINMFSCYSLLVSKLKNEKKQLVQCVLEPKTQFAIAASNNFFSA, from the coding sequence ATGTCTGACATTGCTATGTTAGTTGCTGAAGAGTATGAGAGAAGAGTCAAGAATTTAAAATCAACAGGTGCTGCTTCTGGTGGTGCTGCTGTAGAAACATGGGAGATTAACATGTTTTCTTGTTATTCACTATTGGTTTCTAAGTTGAAGAATGAGAAGAAGCAACTTGTTCAGTGTGTTTTGGAACCCAAAACTCAGTTTGCTATTGCTGCTTCTAATAACTTCTTTTCTGCTTAg